In the genome of Halapricum salinum, one region contains:
- a CDS encoding peptidoglycan DD-metalloendopeptidase family protein, which translates to MTDHSRRSFLRRTAAGAGVVAGLTAASTATAATYSIDTNLSSDASISGAELDDAIAAVSPGSPLVGLGDTFIEMQHQTGVNAVYQAAHAAWESAWGTSSIAQSKYNIYGWSAYDSCPSSCAKTFDSFAACVKFVIPQIKDLYLEPGGTYYEGATLRGMNVNYATDPNWAEGIAGVMNSLADHLDLSGGSPKFETGQRVATTADLSVRAGAGTNDERITVIPAGGAGYVRGGPVEADGYTWFKVGYNAGYEGWSAAPWLATAPLDTTKFDIGQRVHATTALNVRAAAGLEYDVEATVGADTGGWIKNGIITSDGYTWWDVAWDDGSRGWSVQKYVEAGDGADGDFVWPVSGPITANYYDQRSYGYHSSIDVAADRWTPIGAARKGTVSNVLTLDAGGRSVFVDHGAGYQTRYMHLVDWNVSEGQEVTRGDTVGYVGSTGHSTGPHLHFEVERYGENQYIPGAEGASVSKGEPINYEYDGL; encoded by the coding sequence ATGACAGACCATAGCAGGCGGTCCTTCCTGCGCCGAACGGCGGCGGGGGCAGGGGTAGTCGCGGGCCTGACAGCCGCGAGCACCGCCACGGCAGCGACGTACAGTATCGACACGAACCTCTCGAGCGACGCGTCCATCTCGGGAGCGGAACTGGACGACGCCATCGCGGCAGTCAGTCCAGGGAGCCCGCTCGTGGGCCTCGGAGACACGTTCATCGAGATGCAACATCAGACCGGCGTCAACGCCGTCTATCAGGCTGCTCACGCGGCCTGGGAATCGGCGTGGGGGACTTCCTCGATCGCCCAGTCGAAGTACAACATCTACGGCTGGTCGGCCTACGACTCCTGTCCGAGCAGTTGTGCGAAGACGTTCGACTCCTTCGCAGCGTGCGTGAAGTTCGTCATCCCACAGATCAAGGATCTGTACCTCGAACCCGGCGGGACCTACTACGAGGGCGCGACCCTCCGGGGGATGAACGTCAACTACGCGACCGACCCGAACTGGGCGGAGGGCATCGCGGGCGTGATGAACTCACTGGCTGATCACCTCGACCTCTCGGGCGGCTCGCCGAAATTCGAGACCGGCCAGCGCGTCGCGACCACGGCCGACCTCTCGGTTCGGGCAGGTGCAGGAACGAACGACGAGCGGATCACGGTCATCCCCGCCGGCGGCGCGGGCTACGTCCGGGGCGGCCCGGTCGAGGCCGACGGCTACACCTGGTTCAAAGTCGGCTACAACGCCGGCTACGAGGGGTGGTCGGCCGCACCGTGGCTAGCCACTGCGCCGCTCGACACGACGAAGTTCGACATCGGTCAGCGCGTCCACGCGACGACGGCGCTGAACGTCCGGGCCGCCGCCGGACTCGAGTACGACGTCGAGGCCACAGTGGGAGCCGACACCGGCGGCTGGATCAAAAACGGCATCATCACCAGCGACGGCTACACCTGGTGGGACGTCGCCTGGGACGACGGCTCGCGTGGCTGGTCGGTCCAGAAGTACGTCGAGGCCGGCGACGGGGCCGACGGCGACTTCGTCTGGCCCGTCTCGGGACCGATCACGGCCAACTACTACGACCAGCGAAGCTACGGCTATCACAGTTCGATCGACGTCGCGGCCGACCGCTGGACGCCGATCGGCGCGGCCCGCAAGGGCACGGTCAGCAACGTCCTGACGCTCGATGCCGGCGGTCGATCGGTGTTCGTCGACCACGGCGCGGGGTATCAGACCCGCTACATGCACCTGGTCGACTGGAACGTCTCGGAAGGTCAGGAAGTCACCCGCGGCGACACCGTCGGCTACGTCGGTTCGACCGGTCACTCGACCGGTCCGCACCTGCACTTCGAGGTGGAACGCTACGGCGAGAACCAGTACATCCCCGGTGCAGAGGGCGCGTCGGTGAGCAAGGGCGAGCCGATCAACTACGAGTACGACGGGTTGTGA
- the tuf gene encoding translation elongation factor EF-1 subunit alpha: MSEDKPHQNLAVIGHVDHGKSTMVGRLLFETGSVPEHVIEQYREEAEEKGKGGFEFAYVMDNLAEERERGVTIDIAHQEFDTDEYYFTIVDCPGHRDFVKNMITGASQADNAVLVVAADDGVQPQTQEHVFLSKTLGIDELIVAVNKMDLVDYSESDYKSVVEEVKQLLKQVAFDTDDASFIPTSAFEGDNVSETSENTPWYDGDTLLEALNNLPEPQPPTDAPLRLPIQDVYTISGIGTVPVGRIETGTMSPGDNVSFQPSDVGGEVKTVEMHHEEVPSAGPGDNVGFNVRGIGKDDIRRGDVCGPADDPPTVAETFQAQIVVMQHPSVITAGYTPVFHAHTAQVACTVESIDKKIDPSSGEVAEENPDFIQSGDAAVVTVRPQKPLSIEPSSEIPELGSFAIRDMGQTIAAGKVLSVTERE, from the coding sequence ATGAGTGAGGACAAACCGCACCAGAACCTGGCCGTAATCGGCCACGTTGACCACGGAAAGAGTACGATGGTCGGCCGCCTCCTGTTCGAGACAGGGAGCGTGCCGGAGCACGTCATCGAGCAGTACCGAGAGGAAGCCGAAGAGAAGGGCAAAGGCGGCTTCGAGTTCGCCTACGTCATGGACAACCTCGCCGAAGAGCGAGAGCGCGGTGTCACCATCGACATCGCCCACCAGGAGTTCGACACCGACGAGTACTACTTCACCATCGTCGACTGTCCGGGCCACCGCGACTTCGTCAAGAACATGATCACTGGCGCGAGCCAGGCCGACAACGCTGTGCTCGTCGTCGCGGCCGACGACGGTGTGCAGCCGCAGACTCAGGAACACGTCTTCCTCTCGAAGACGCTGGGTATCGACGAGCTCATCGTCGCCGTCAACAAGATGGACCTCGTCGACTACAGCGAATCCGACTACAAGTCGGTCGTCGAAGAGGTCAAGCAGCTGCTCAAGCAGGTCGCGTTCGACACCGACGACGCGAGCTTCATTCCGACCTCCGCCTTCGAGGGCGACAACGTTTCCGAAACCTCGGAGAACACACCCTGGTACGATGGCGATACCCTGCTGGAAGCGCTCAACAACCTGCCGGAGCCCCAGCCGCCGACGGACGCGCCGCTGCGACTCCCCATCCAGGACGTCTACACGATCTCCGGTATCGGGACTGTCCCGGTCGGACGGATCGAGACGGGGACGATGTCCCCCGGCGACAACGTGAGCTTCCAGCCCAGCGATGTCGGCGGCGAGGTCAAGACCGTCGAGATGCACCACGAGGAAGTCCCGAGCGCGGGCCCCGGTGACAACGTCGGGTTCAACGTTCGTGGCATCGGTAAGGACGACATCCGACGCGGTGACGTCTGTGGTCCGGCCGACGACCCGCCGACGGTCGCGGAAACCTTCCAGGCCCAGATCGTCGTCATGCAGCACCCCAGCGTGATCACCGCCGGCTACACGCCGGTCTTCCACGCCCACACGGCACAGGTCGCCTGTACCGTCGAGTCCATCGACAAGAAGATCGACCCCTCCTCCGGCGAGGTCGCCGAGGAGAACCCCGACTTCATCCAGTCGGGTGACGCTGCAGTCGTGACCGTCCGACCGCAGAAGCCGCTCAGCATCGAGCCGTCCAGCGAGATTCCGGAGCTCGGTTCCTTCGCCATCCGTGACATGGGTCAGACCATCGCGGCAGGGAAGGTCCTGAGCGTCACCGAGCGCGAATAA
- a CDS encoding lipoate--protein ligase family protein, translating to MEIRRGRAATPEADQGATEAIVTAAASEREPLARVWQPHRQVAFGRRDARSDGYEQAMEAAEQHGFPATSRDVGGRAVAFAGETVAFVHAIPVENGRETIQQRYDDATALLRDVLIDLGVDAQPGEPPNSFCPGSHSLQAEGKIAGLAQRVRTDVAVVAGVVLTNDHDAVAAVLEPVYDRLGVAFDPKSVGSVEAAGGPDDPAVVADTIAEALATC from the coding sequence ATGGAGATTCGGCGCGGCCGTGCAGCGACGCCCGAAGCCGACCAGGGCGCGACCGAGGCAATCGTGACCGCGGCCGCCAGCGAGCGCGAGCCACTCGCTCGCGTGTGGCAGCCCCATCGGCAAGTCGCGTTCGGCCGCCGCGACGCTCGAAGCGATGGCTACGAGCAGGCCATGGAAGCCGCCGAACAGCACGGCTTTCCGGCGACGAGCCGGGATGTCGGGGGGCGAGCAGTCGCGTTCGCCGGCGAGACGGTCGCGTTCGTCCACGCGATCCCGGTCGAGAACGGCCGCGAGACGATTCAACAGCGCTACGACGACGCCACCGCGCTCCTTCGGGACGTCCTCATCGACCTCGGCGTCGACGCGCAGCCGGGCGAACCCCCAAACTCGTTCTGCCCTGGCAGCCACTCGCTGCAGGCTGAAGGGAAGATCGCCGGACTGGCTCAGCGCGTCCGGACGGACGTCGCCGTCGTCGCTGGCGTCGTCCTCACGAACGATCACGACGCCGTCGCCGCCGTCCTCGAACCCGTCTACGACCGCCTGGGAGTGGCGTTCGACCCGAAATCAGTAGGGAGCGTCGAGGCTGCCGGCGGGCCGGACGATCCCGCAGTCGTCGCCGACACGATCGCCGAGGCGCTGGCTACGTGCTAA
- a CDS encoding homoserine dehydrogenase produces the protein MDLTIVGSGVVGRSVADLASDYGHRVTAMADSSSAAVDPDGLDVAAVLDRKEAEGAVGTADPEAALEADYDVLVEATPTTLGDAQPGFGHVKAALERDRHVVLANKGPVAERYADVMALAAESDGEVRFEATVGGAIPVLSTIEDYGPGKISAARGILNGTANFILSRMAAEGLGYEHVLAEAQDLGVAEADPSFDVEGTDAALKCVIVANVLSQGAREYTLDDAIVEGIEDIPPSALELAQEDGRTIRLIGEVSGGEVRVGPRLVPRDSDLAPDGTRNIVQLETENAGRLNVSGRGAGGPETATAVLADVGRLE, from the coding sequence ATGGATCTCACCATCGTCGGCTCGGGCGTCGTCGGCCGATCCGTCGCCGACCTCGCCAGTGACTACGGCCATCGCGTCACCGCCATGGCCGACTCTTCTTCGGCCGCGGTCGATCCAGACGGACTCGATGTCGCGGCCGTCCTCGACCGCAAGGAGGCGGAGGGGGCTGTCGGCACGGCCGACCCCGAGGCGGCGCTGGAGGCCGACTACGACGTCCTCGTCGAGGCGACGCCGACGACGCTGGGCGACGCCCAGCCCGGTTTCGGCCACGTTAAGGCCGCCCTGGAGCGGGATCGACACGTCGTGCTCGCGAACAAGGGCCCGGTCGCCGAACGGTACGCCGACGTGATGGCTCTCGCCGCCGAGAGCGACGGCGAGGTTCGCTTCGAGGCGACCGTCGGCGGCGCCATTCCCGTGCTCTCGACGATCGAAGATTACGGCCCAGGAAAAATCTCGGCCGCGCGCGGCATTTTGAATGGCACGGCGAACTTCATCCTCTCGCGGATGGCAGCCGAAGGATTAGGGTACGAGCACGTGCTCGCGGAAGCCCAGGATCTGGGCGTCGCCGAAGCCGATCCCTCCTTCGACGTCGAGGGGACCGACGCCGCGCTGAAGTGTGTCATCGTCGCGAACGTACTCTCCCAGGGCGCGCGCGAGTACACGCTCGACGACGCGATCGTCGAAGGAATCGAGGATATCCCGCCGAGCGCGCTCGAACTCGCCCAGGAAGACGGTCGGACGATCCGCCTGATCGGCGAGGTGTCCGGTGGTGAAGTCCGGGTCGGACCGCGGCTCGTCCCCCGGGATAGCGACCTCGCGCCCGACGGAACCCGCAACATCGTCCAGCTCGAAACCGAGAACGCCGGCCGGCTGAACGTCAGCGGTCGTGGCGCAGGAGGTCCCGAGACGGCGACAGCGGTGCTGGCGGACGTCGGTCGCCTCGAATAG
- a CDS encoding YIP1 family protein translates to MPLRQLLVDPAGFFAAERDTWLGAGLAVGTLCLLALASLLVPIAILVSTGKDLGIAESFPAVRYVAGEAAFVLDGRSLGVLAVVTLAPVPIVAGFALCFHLLSWPVASRGSLGETARVTAWGALPLAIANALTLVGTLLVIPQTVDDLGYAYVTLTGRTIVQHSDPTLVLLLANLLGVACVCWAAVVWIRGLERVRGCSMWQAALVVGIPVALAVAINAPNLLYGFL, encoded by the coding sequence GTGCCACTGCGACAGTTGCTGGTCGACCCAGCAGGATTTTTCGCGGCCGAACGGGACACGTGGCTCGGCGCCGGGCTGGCAGTCGGAACGCTCTGTCTGCTCGCGCTCGCGAGTCTTCTCGTCCCCATCGCAATCCTCGTGAGCACAGGGAAAGATCTGGGTATCGCCGAGTCGTTTCCCGCAGTGCGGTACGTCGCCGGCGAGGCGGCGTTCGTCCTCGACGGGCGCTCGCTGGGCGTTCTCGCCGTCGTCACGCTCGCACCGGTCCCGATCGTCGCCGGCTTCGCGCTGTGCTTTCACCTGCTGTCCTGGCCCGTCGCCTCGCGAGGATCGCTCGGCGAGACGGCCCGCGTCACCGCCTGGGGGGCGCTCCCACTGGCGATCGCCAACGCCCTGACCCTGGTGGGGACGCTGCTCGTGATCCCCCAGACGGTCGACGACCTGGGGTACGCCTACGTCACGCTCACTGGGCGGACGATCGTCCAGCACTCAGACCCGACCCTCGTGTTGCTCCTGGCGAACCTCCTCGGAGTCGCCTGCGTCTGCTGGGCTGCCGTGGTCTGGATACGTGGACTCGAACGCGTCCGCGGCTGTTCGATGTGGCAGGCAGCCCTCGTCGTTGGTATCCCAGTCGCGCTCGCAGTTGCGATCAACGCCCCGAACCTGCTGTACGGCTTTCTCTAG
- a CDS encoding type II toxin-antitoxin system HicB family antitoxin: protein MASSTRDPDADHEDEIRMWRGDDGWVITDIETGVTTQGETREEALEMLDEAVALHKGEIGREPTDEELRELGIDPEDNTTGDAELPDFIQ, encoded by the coding sequence ATGGCGAGCTCCACGCGCGACCCCGATGCTGATCACGAGGACGAGATCAGAATGTGGCGAGGGGACGACGGGTGGGTCATCACCGATATCGAGACTGGCGTCACGACGCAGGGTGAGACTCGCGAGGAAGCGCTGGAGATGCTCGACGAAGCCGTCGCGCTTCACAAGGGGGAGATTGGACGGGAACCCACCGATGAAGAACTCCGGGAACTCGGTATCGACCCGGAAGACAACACGACCGGTGACGCCGAACTCCCGGACTTTATACAATAG
- a CDS encoding DUF7537 family lipoprotein, which translates to MSNRVVVAIALSVLLVLAGCSGGGTDTPSDEPTDSTVAQPISTTGATPDSTETATPTRTGTSIPLSEVSYPPGTSADGISNTTALIAAHNDALTGLDFTGQYNGTTWEGTANRSGRYTENVTVRVDADEQRILTSLVEFSNRQESPQRRESAGYNNGTTTVSRLVQNDETEYRVRDAQPFDQSVQFGSDLREVFRIGSYEPVAAVERDDRTLVRYELTAVNQSQIPENGTVDIAEGTVIVDERGLVHEASVRVRVTATEDGVTGTIERRVTFSLSTGEVTVERPPWVDTAISQQEAS; encoded by the coding sequence ATGTCGAACCGCGTTGTCGTCGCGATCGCGCTCTCGGTCCTGCTCGTGCTCGCGGGCTGTAGCGGCGGCGGGACCGACACGCCCAGCGACGAGCCGACCGACAGCACCGTCGCCCAGCCGATATCGACCACTGGAGCGACCCCAGATAGTACGGAGACGGCTACCCCTACCAGAACCGGGACGTCGATCCCGCTCTCGGAGGTCAGCTATCCACCCGGCACGAGCGCCGACGGCATCTCCAACACGACGGCGCTGATCGCGGCCCACAACGACGCACTGACCGGCCTCGACTTCACCGGACAGTACAACGGGACGACCTGGGAGGGAACGGCGAATCGATCCGGACGCTACACCGAGAACGTGACGGTCCGGGTCGACGCCGACGAGCAGCGAATCTTGACCTCCCTGGTCGAGTTCTCGAACCGACAGGAGTCCCCGCAACGCCGCGAGAGCGCCGGCTACAACAACGGCACCACCACCGTCTCCCGACTCGTCCAGAACGACGAAACCGAGTATCGCGTCCGCGACGCCCAGCCGTTCGATCAGAGCGTCCAGTTCGGCTCCGACCTGCGGGAGGTCTTCCGCATCGGTTCGTACGAGCCAGTCGCGGCGGTCGAACGCGATGATCGCACGCTGGTCCGCTACGAACTCACGGCGGTGAACCAGAGTCAGATCCCCGAGAACGGGACAGTCGATATCGCAGAGGGGACCGTGATCGTCGACGAGCGTGGTCTCGTCCACGAGGCGTCGGTCCGGGTCCGCGTCACTGCGACTGAAGACGGCGTCACCGGAACGATCGAACGACGGGTCACGTTCTCGTTGTCCACGGGCGAGGTCACTGTCGAGCGTCCGCCGTGGGTCGACACGGCGATCAGCCAGCAGGAAGCGTCCTGA
- a CDS encoding nitroreductase family protein, which yields MQQQHRQVAELRDEVAEHRTREHDVDPLFVNRWSPRAMTGEVVDEEELFALFEAARWAPSAFNNQHWRFVYATREDETFETLLGLLNDANRTWAEDAGALVALFSKRTLEHNGEEATTRSFDTGAAWQNFALEATRRELAVHPMAGFDWGSIHDTLDVPAEEFDAEAMVAVGQRADAETLPEELQEREQPSDRKSLEDLTFRGSFD from the coding sequence ATGCAACAGCAACACCGACAGGTCGCCGAGCTTCGAGACGAGGTCGCCGAACACCGAACACGCGAGCACGACGTCGATCCGCTGTTCGTCAATCGCTGGTCGCCGCGGGCGATGACGGGCGAGGTCGTCGACGAGGAGGAACTGTTCGCGCTGTTCGAGGCTGCCCGCTGGGCGCCCTCGGCGTTCAACAACCAGCACTGGCGGTTCGTCTACGCGACACGCGAGGACGAGACTTTCGAGACGCTGCTCGGACTGCTGAACGACGCCAACCGGACGTGGGCCGAGGACGCGGGCGCGCTCGTGGCCCTCTTTTCGAAGCGGACGCTCGAACACAACGGCGAGGAAGCCACGACGCGGTCGTTCGATACGGGCGCTGCGTGGCAGAACTTCGCGCTGGAGGCCACGCGGCGCGAGTTGGCGGTCCACCCGATGGCCGGCTTCGACTGGGGATCGATCCACGACACGCTCGACGTGCCAGCCGAGGAGTTCGACGCCGAGGCGATGGTCGCGGTCGGCCAGCGCGCCGATGCCGAGACACTGCCCGAGGAGTTGCAGGAACGGGAACAGCCGAGCGACCGGAAGTCGCTCGAGGACCTCACTTTCCGCGGAAGCTTCGACTGA
- the pyrF gene encoding orotidine-5'-phosphate decarboxylase, whose product MTFFDRLADRIETVDSVVSVGLDPDPGRLPEHVAEADLPRWQFNRRIIDATHEHAACYKPNAAFYEDGDGWRALEETIAYAHGKGVPVLLDAKRGDIGNTARQYASALDSGGLDADAITVNPYMGRDSLEPFLQREQKGVFVLCRTSNPGGADLQNLELDSGEPLYERVAAVADLWNANGNVGLVVGATNPEELEAIRDVVPDIPFLVPGVGAQGGDAEAAVEHGLADRSAGVDVGLVNSSRGIIFAGEDAQRGEQAYFRAAGQAAKQLKRRLNQFR is encoded by the coding sequence ATGACCTTCTTCGACCGACTCGCCGACCGAATCGAGACGGTAGATAGCGTCGTCTCGGTCGGCCTCGACCCCGACCCAGGCCGCCTGCCCGAGCACGTCGCCGAGGCCGACCTGCCGCGCTGGCAGTTCAACAGGCGAATCATCGACGCGACCCACGAACACGCCGCCTGCTACAAGCCAAATGCGGCCTTCTACGAAGACGGAGACGGCTGGCGTGCACTCGAAGAGACCATCGCCTACGCCCACGGGAAGGGGGTCCCGGTCCTGCTCGACGCCAAGCGAGGAGACATCGGCAACACGGCCCGCCAGTACGCCAGCGCGCTCGATTCAGGCGGCCTGGACGCCGACGCGATCACCGTCAACCCCTACATGGGCCGCGATTCCCTGGAGCCGTTCCTCCAGCGTGAGCAGAAGGGCGTGTTCGTGCTCTGTCGGACCTCGAATCCTGGCGGTGCAGACCTCCAGAATCTCGAACTCGACTCCGGGGAGCCACTCTACGAGCGCGTCGCCGCCGTCGCGGACCTGTGGAACGCCAATGGAAACGTCGGGCTCGTCGTCGGCGCGACCAACCCCGAAGAGCTCGAAGCGATCCGCGATGTCGTCCCGGACATCCCCTTCCTCGTTCCAGGCGTCGGGGCCCAGGGCGGGGACGCCGAGGCGGCCGTCGAGCACGGACTGGCCGACCGCAGTGCGGGGGTCGACGTCGGCCTCGTGAACTCCTCGCGGGGAATCATCTTCGCGGGCGAGGACGCCCAACGCGGCGAGCAGGCGTACTTCCGGGCCGCCGGGCAGGCCGCCAAGCAGCTCAAACGGCGGCTCAACCAGTTCCGATAG
- a CDS encoding J domain-containing protein, producing the protein MDESRLLLGMAAVFAGTTVLFAMFGIVYSPVLLVVAALFGVVTYLFWTHGTGRLAARVYERVERQAASNAGGKRRRTTDQRRGSGSRQRRAGDGGFGAGPREEWIPPGERRRGSQRGRQQSDPSQRRRETGRDPRGRAPRSSDGPTAAEAYRTLGLDPDADQQAIKQAYRKKVKTVHPDTDGGDEERFKEVKAAYERLSED; encoded by the coding sequence GTGGACGAATCGCGGCTCCTGCTCGGGATGGCAGCAGTGTTCGCCGGGACGACGGTCCTCTTTGCGATGTTCGGGATCGTCTACAGTCCCGTCTTGCTCGTCGTAGCCGCGCTGTTCGGCGTCGTGACGTACCTCTTCTGGACACATGGCACCGGCCGACTGGCCGCTCGCGTCTACGAGCGCGTCGAGCGCCAGGCCGCCAGTAACGCTGGAGGGAAACGTCGACGAACTACCGACCAGCGCCGTGGATCCGGCAGCCGTCAGCGCCGCGCTGGCGACGGCGGCTTCGGGGCCGGTCCACGCGAGGAGTGGATTCCACCAGGAGAGCGCCGTCGCGGTAGCCAGCGCGGGCGACAGCAATCAGATCCGAGCCAGCGCCGTCGAGAAACTGGCCGAGACCCGCGCGGCCGCGCGCCGCGTAGTTCCGACGGGCCGACTGCCGCCGAGGCCTACCGGACGCTCGGACTCGATCCCGACGCCGACCAGCAGGCGATCAAGCAGGCCTACCGCAAGAAAGTCAAGACCGTTCATCCCGACACCGACGGTGGCGACGAGGAGCGATTCAAAGAAGTCAAAGCCGCCTACGAACGACTCAGTGAGGACTGA
- a CDS encoding amino acid-binding protein yields the protein MSDRAETVRAYTVRLELVDEPGELLRALEPIANNGGNLLSIFHERGNVTPRGHIPVEVDLEATPERFDDIVNALQDAGVNVIQAGQERYSAELTVVLIGHLVNTDLSDTLSRLRDETEGRVTDLSLSAPKGADDVSSARVRLATEQGSVESTLSAVRVVADEKDLRVIEPLAAGGEA from the coding sequence ATGAGCGACCGTGCGGAGACGGTCCGGGCCTACACAGTCCGGCTGGAGCTCGTCGACGAGCCCGGCGAACTCCTGCGAGCTCTGGAACCGATCGCCAACAACGGCGGGAATCTCCTCTCGATCTTCCACGAGCGTGGCAACGTCACACCCCGGGGACACATCCCCGTCGAGGTCGATCTGGAAGCGACGCCCGAACGCTTCGACGATATCGTCAACGCTCTTCAGGACGCCGGCGTCAACGTCATCCAGGCCGGCCAGGAACGCTACAGCGCCGAACTCACTGTCGTCCTGATAGGGCACCTGGTCAACACCGACCTCTCGGATACGCTCTCGCGCCTGCGCGACGAGACCGAGGGCCGAGTCACCGATCTCTCGCTCTCCGCACCGAAGGGCGCCGACGACGTCTCCAGTGCGCGGGTCCGGCTCGCGACCGAGCAGGGGTCGGTCGAGTCGACGCTGTCGGCCGTCCGGGTGGTCGCCGACGAGAAGGACCTCCGTGTCATCGAGCCGCTCGCAGCAGGGGGTGAGGCCTGA
- the rpsJ gene encoding 30S ribosomal protein S10 yields MMQQARVRLAGTSPEDLDDICDDVREIANKTGVKLSGPVPLPTKTLEVPTRKSPDGEGTATWEHWEMRVHKRLIDIDADERALRQLMRIQVPNDVSIEIVLED; encoded by the coding sequence ATAATGCAGCAAGCACGCGTTCGACTCGCGGGCACCAGTCCCGAGGATCTGGACGACATCTGCGACGACGTTCGCGAGATCGCGAACAAGACCGGCGTCAAGCTCAGCGGGCCCGTCCCGCTGCCGACCAAGACGCTGGAAGTGCCCACTCGCAAGTCCCCCGACGGTGAGGGGACCGCGACGTGGGAACACTGGGAGATGCGCGTCCACAAGCGGCTGATCGACATCGACGCCGACGAACGGGCGCTGCGCCAGCTGATGCGCATTCAGGTCCCGAACGACGTCTCCATCGAAATCGTCCTCGAGGACTGA
- a CDS encoding type II toxin-antitoxin system HicA family toxin: MGRRTFSGMEVVKALVNVGGFEWRRMNGDHAQLYYEHPTNEDDRRQVTVPLHDELRTGALRNIAESAGANDFEAFCEWIDHHA; encoded by the coding sequence ATGGGGCGACGAACGTTCTCCGGCATGGAGGTCGTGAAGGCGCTGGTAAACGTCGGCGGCTTCGAATGGCGACGGATGAACGGTGACCACGCCCAGTTGTACTACGAGCATCCGACCAACGAAGACGACAGGCGACAGGTCACTGTCCCGCTGCACGACGAACTCCGGACCGGGGCGTTGCGAAATATCGCCGAGAGTGCCGGAGCCAACGACTTCGAAGCCTTCTGTGAGTGGATCGACCATCACGCATGA
- a CDS encoding zinc finger HIT domain-containing protein: MSVTGLCEICENRTAEYSCPQCGAVVCEKHFDEEFGACMRCAPARGPSQEHEPSEGEDFDTFQL, translated from the coding sequence ATGAGCGTCACGGGCCTCTGTGAGATTTGCGAGAACCGGACGGCCGAGTACAGTTGCCCACAGTGTGGGGCGGTCGTCTGTGAGAAGCACTTCGACGAGGAGTTCGGAGCTTGCATGCGGTGTGCGCCCGCGAGGGGGCCGTCGCAAGAGCACGAACCCAGCGAAGGCGAGGATTTCGACACGTTCCAACTCTAG